A single region of the Vicia villosa cultivar HV-30 ecotype Madison, WI linkage group LG4, Vvil1.0, whole genome shotgun sequence genome encodes:
- the LOC131597400 gene encoding uncharacterized protein LOC131597400 → MWEAFNALLAVLIYGIVMFPNIHKFVDLAAICLFMDKNPVPTLLADTYYSIHSRHGKRGAIQGCLPLLYIWFKSHLPTSGPFVTSIQKWSQRIMGLTANDIVWYQLRTGISEVIIRCGNFGNVPLIGTRGCINYNPVLALRQLGYTLKGAPLDMEIHQSLYFEKGTDPVALEEIRKAWNNIRIGERSTLGAKNAIAMEPYTDWVKERVKTLRLPFPEVPLLYAQPPKILEAMVPRERFDQVRVANLRLEEKDRDTDLKHYFIKQTKNELARELKMLKGESSQVRKRTRTDRGGKAAAVFTEDPQEVIEKAVKEAEEKLKREYQEDLKAHKLQLEKETKYKLRTMKKKLEEETARRMVVEKKLEEEITQRMAVETQLKGSHLRSARLTEENVKLREQRTDMENAPEKTYLP, encoded by the coding sequence ATGTGGGAGGCTTTCAATGCCCTTCTGGCCGTTTTGATATATGGGATCGTGATGTTTcctaacattcacaagttcgtCGATTTGGCGGCTATATGCCTCTTTATGGATAAGAATCCAGTCCCTACTCTATTGGCCGATACATACTATTCTATTCACTCTCGGCATGGGAAAAGGGGAGCTATCCAAGGGTGCTTGCCATTACTATACATCTGGTTCAAGTCTCATCTGCCTACAAGTGGTCCGTTCGTTACTTCTATTCAAAAGTGGTCTCAAAGAATCATGGGACTTACTGCGAACGACATTGTGTGGTATCAACTCCGAACAGGTATATCTGAAGTCATTATTAGGTGTGGAAACTTTGGTAATGTCCCACTCATTGGGACAAGAGGATGTATTAACTATAACCCAGTTCTTGCTCTTCGGCAGTTGGGTTATACCTTGAAGGGTGCCCCTTTGGATATGGAGATCCACCAATCCCTGTATTTTGAAAAGGGAACTGACCCCGTAGCACTTGAGGAAATCAGGAAGGCTTGGAATAATATCCGCATAGGCGAGAGATCCACTTTGGGAGCCAAGAATGCTATTGCCATGGAGCCTTACACTGATTGGGTTAAGGAGAGAGTCAAGACACTTCGGTTACCATTCCCGGAGGTTCCTCTCTTGTATGCACAACCTCCAAAGATATTAGAAGCTATGGTGCCGAGGGAACGTTTTGACCAAGTCCGCGTCGCCAATTTGAGATTGGAAGAGAAAGATAGGGATACGGATTTGAAACACTACTTCATTAAGCAGACAAAGAATGAGTTGGCCCGTGAACTTAAAATGCTAAAAGGAGAATCTTCCCAAGTCAGGAAGAGGACCAGAACAGATAGAGGTGGGAAAGCTGCTGCTGTTTTTACTGAAGACCCTCAAGAAGTCATAGAAAAGGCTGTAAAGGAAGCAGAGGAAAAACTCAAACGTGAATACCAAGAGGACTTGAAAGCCCACAAACTCCAACTGGAAAAAGAGACCAAATATAAGCTGAGGACTATGAAAaagaagcttgaagaggaaaCTGCCCGGAGGATGGTAgttgagaagaagcttgaggagGAAATTACCCAAAGGATGGCAGTTGAGACACAGCTTAAAGGTAGTCATCTCCGCtccgctcgactaacagaagagaatgtCAAGCTCAGAGAGCAAAGGACAGATATGGAGAATGCACCCGAGAAGACTTATCTCCCATaa